A window of the Parabacteroides merdae ATCC 43184 genome harbors these coding sequences:
- a CDS encoding RNA polymerase sigma-70 factor — protein sequence MAAISAGEFERIFKEFYKPLCLFALRFTEKTEDAEDVVQQVFADVWDKNSHDMVIANFKSYLYQAVRNRSLTLIAQSSDMLQTTECIADIEDLSEEEQIYQSERDARLWAAIDGLPAERKKIFLLSKRDGLKYQEIAEELHISIKTVENQMGKALKTLRETAIRIYCFFFS from the coding sequence ATGGCGGCAATATCTGCGGGTGAATTTGAACGTATTTTCAAGGAGTTTTATAAGCCCTTGTGCCTGTTTGCACTCCGTTTTACAGAAAAAACGGAAGATGCCGAGGACGTCGTGCAGCAGGTTTTTGCCGATGTTTGGGATAAGAACAGCCATGATATGGTAATTGCTAACTTTAAATCCTATCTCTATCAGGCGGTACGGAACCGTTCCCTTACGCTTATCGCCCAGTCTTCCGATATGTTACAGACAACGGAATGTATTGCTGATATAGAAGACCTGTCGGAAGAGGAACAGATATATCAATCGGAACGGGATGCGCGTCTTTGGGCGGCTATCGACGGATTGCCTGCTGAACGGAAGAAAATATTTCTGCTTTCCAAGCGGGACGGATTGAAATATCAGGAGATTGCGGAGGAGTTGCATATTTCCATTAAAACAGTTGAAAACCAGATGGGAAAAGCATTAAAGACTTTGCGGGAAACTGCCATACGGATTTATTGTTTCTTTTTTTCTTGA
- a CDS encoding NVEALA domain-containing protein produces the protein MKKKTVLKLLFITSCLVAVCSLFYNNETSTLDSLAFQNVEALAQGENDDDAHCYGYGSVDCRSYKVKYKISGLSLE, from the coding sequence ATGAAAAAGAAAACAGTATTAAAATTGCTTTTTATTACAAGTTGTTTGGTGGCTGTGTGTAGCCTGTTTTACAATAATGAAACAAGCACATTGGACAGTCTGGCATTTCAGAATGTTGAAGCATTGGCCCAAGGCGAAAATGATGATGATGCCCATTGCTATGGTTATGGTTCAGTCGATTGCCGAAGCTACAAAGTAAAATATAAAATATCAGGTTTAAGTTTAGAATAA
- the trpS gene encoding tryptophan--tRNA ligase yields METVVSGIRPTGNLHLGNYFGAVKGFLQMQNEYNCFFFIADWHSLTTHPHPDNIRNSVKTILAEYLACGIDPEKATIYLQSDVREIPELYLYLNMNAGIGELMRTTSFKDKARQQLHIDRVNTTEGDVEKEIFNEGNKHSVSAGLLTYPTLMAADIIIHKAVKVPVGKDQEQNMEMARRFARRFNATYGVECFPEPASFYYSNKAIKVPGLDGSGKMGKSEGNAIYLIDDEKTIKKKVMKAVTDAGPTEPNSVKPEPIANLFTMMEIVSTKDTFDFFNEKYNNCEIRYGDLKKQLAEDINNFCAPIRERILDIRSNEDYLAKVARMGAEKASESAAKTLREVREIIGFRG; encoded by the coding sequence ATGGAAACAGTAGTAAGTGGCATTCGCCCAACGGGTAATTTGCATCTGGGGAATTACTTCGGAGCAGTAAAAGGATTTTTGCAAATGCAAAATGAGTATAATTGCTTTTTCTTTATTGCAGACTGGCACTCGTTGACTACACATCCGCATCCTGATAATATCCGTAACAGTGTAAAGACGATCCTGGCCGAATATCTGGCTTGTGGCATCGATCCGGAAAAAGCGACCATCTATCTTCAGAGCGATGTGCGCGAAATTCCCGAATTGTATCTGTATCTGAATATGAATGCAGGGATCGGCGAGTTGATGCGTACTACTTCTTTCAAGGATAAGGCACGCCAGCAGTTGCACATCGACCGTGTCAACACCACGGAAGGGGATGTGGAAAAGGAAATTTTCAACGAAGGCAATAAACATAGCGTAAGCGCCGGTTTGCTGACCTACCCGACTCTGATGGCTGCCGATATCATTATTCATAAGGCGGTGAAAGTACCGGTAGGGAAAGACCAGGAACAAAATATGGAAATGGCGCGCCGTTTTGCCCGTCGTTTCAATGCAACTTACGGAGTCGAATGTTTCCCGGAACCCGCCTCTTTCTATTATTCCAATAAGGCGATCAAAGTTCCCGGACTGGACGGATCCGGCAAGATGGGGAAGAGCGAAGGTAATGCTATCTACCTGATCGACGATGAAAAGACAATCAAGAAGAAGGTGATGAAAGCTGTGACAGATGCAGGTCCGACGGAACCGAACAGTGTGAAACCCGAACCGATTGCCAATCTGTTTACGATGATGGAGATCGTATCGACAAAAGATACTTTCGATTTCTTCAATGAGAAATATAACAATTGCGAGATCCGTTACGGAGATTTGAAAAAGCAGTTGGCTGAAGATATCAATAATTTCTGTGCTCCGATTCGTGAACGTATCTTGGACATTCGTTCCAACGAAGACTATTTGGCAAAAGTAGCCCGCATGGGAGCCGAAAAAGCAAGCGAGAGCGCTGCGAAAACGTTGCGTGAAGTGCGTGAGATTATCGGATTCAGAGGATAA
- a CDS encoding BF3164 family lipoprotein, with amino-acid sequence MKRFAYVLLIGISAIISCTDSPGTYYPRYSTFPNEKAISARVIELDTALFRYPFRVVVKDSIAIVMDLHNADNYFHAFTYPNWKHIVSFGKRGEGPEEMLSAETFQFNSLDSIYALDANKMQISRWAISAKDHSATRQEVIRLDKNLIRSLDFCATDSCFLIPDYLGEHRYWQVNYSGKPIRSIGKIPTEKDLASEIRPALAQAWRSFIDYNPHNGILAMVTQLGESIEIYNTKENTHTVLYGPNGEPRFKSIKGEGFPTGIMGFSDIVITDKYIYSVFQGIRFKDKLASYQRGEKPEDGGRYIYVFDLKGNPIQKYTLDKPIYGIDINEKTKTVIATCVESDEPIMEFKI; translated from the coding sequence GTGAAACGTTTTGCATACGTATTATTAATAGGTATCAGTGCGATAATCTCCTGTACCGATTCCCCCGGTACTTACTACCCACGATATTCGACTTTTCCCAATGAAAAGGCAATAAGTGCGCGGGTGATCGAACTGGACACTGCCCTCTTCCGCTACCCATTCCGGGTAGTGGTCAAAGACAGTATAGCTATTGTAATGGATTTGCATAACGCAGACAATTATTTTCATGCTTTCACATATCCGAATTGGAAACATATTGTTTCTTTTGGCAAACGGGGTGAAGGACCGGAAGAAATGCTTTCGGCCGAAACATTCCAGTTCAACTCCCTCGATTCCATATATGCACTCGATGCAAACAAGATGCAGATCTCACGCTGGGCGATTTCAGCAAAAGACCATTCAGCTACAAGACAGGAAGTGATACGATTAGATAAAAATCTAATCCGTTCATTAGATTTCTGTGCCACAGACTCTTGTTTTCTGATCCCGGACTATTTAGGAGAGCACCGATATTGGCAAGTCAATTACAGTGGTAAACCTATCAGAAGCATCGGTAAAATACCTACCGAAAAAGATTTGGCTTCGGAAATCCGCCCGGCATTAGCACAGGCATGGCGTAGTTTTATCGATTACAACCCGCACAATGGCATATTGGCAATGGTCACCCAATTAGGGGAATCCATCGAAATATACAATACCAAAGAGAATACCCATACCGTATTATACGGTCCGAACGGCGAACCCCGGTTTAAAAGCATCAAAGGTGAAGGCTTCCCGACCGGAATTATGGGATTCAGCGATATTGTTATCACAGACAAATATATCTATAGCGTATTCCAAGGAATCCGGTTTAAAGACAAATTAGCCTCTTATCAACGGGGCGAAAAGCCGGAAGACGGAGGGCGTTATATATATGTATTCGACCTGAAAGGAAATCCCATACAAAAATACACCTTAGACAAACCCATATACGGAATCGATATAAACGAAAAAACAAAGACGGTCATCGCCACATGTGTAGAAAGCGACGAGCCGATCATGGAATTTAAAATATAA
- a CDS encoding 6-bladed beta-propeller, translating to MNKLLYLLLIAVCWSCSQDSETEKHQSKRDQVVDVRDKMKEFSTQDVLIGRISRTYLIDNYLIVTDYNSPDKLIHLFDKNTFEHLASSTYQGQGPDEITIIGHVGIDETNRRFFVSDHGKLKIFAYDLDSVLTTPEYQPSVKIDMKKKLFPDDYLYLNDTLCIAKIIEPIGNNDYKPSVARWNMATEEINPMPYEYPDLKKVRFIYAASAEHQLYVQCYTQYDLMTICDFNGNLKCNIYGPKWVNEKTQTQHYSLGVEFCGDKILALYSGGDHRTDAYYPTKFLVFDLNGNYLKTLETGYMITDFCYDKENNRLIINLNDEIQFAYLDLEGII from the coding sequence ATGAATAAATTGTTATACCTTTTATTGATCGCTGTCTGTTGGAGTTGCAGTCAGGATTCTGAAACAGAAAAACACCAGAGTAAACGGGATCAGGTGGTCGACGTACGGGACAAAATGAAAGAGTTTTCAACACAAGATGTGCTGATAGGCCGGATATCGAGGACTTATCTAATCGACAATTATTTAATTGTCACCGATTATAATTCACCGGACAAACTCATTCATCTGTTTGACAAAAACACATTCGAACATCTTGCCAGCAGTACATATCAGGGACAAGGTCCGGATGAGATTACAATTATAGGCCATGTCGGAATCGACGAGACGAACCGCCGCTTCTTTGTATCGGATCACGGCAAACTGAAAATATTCGCTTACGACCTGGACAGTGTTTTAACGACTCCGGAATATCAGCCAAGTGTAAAAATAGATATGAAGAAAAAACTGTTTCCGGATGATTATTTATATTTGAATGACACACTTTGCATTGCCAAAATCATCGAACCGATAGGTAACAACGATTATAAACCTTCGGTTGCCAGATGGAATATGGCAACCGAGGAAATAAATCCTATGCCATACGAATATCCCGATTTGAAAAAAGTCCGCTTCATATACGCTGCATCCGCAGAGCACCAATTATATGTCCAGTGTTATACTCAATACGACCTGATGACCATCTGTGATTTTAACGGGAATTTAAAATGCAATATCTACGGCCCGAAATGGGTAAACGAAAAAACACAAACCCAGCACTATTCTCTCGGAGTTGAATTTTGTGGAGATAAGATTCTGGCCCTTTATTCCGGTGGCGATCACCGCACAGACGCCTACTATCCAACAAAGTTCCTGGTCTTCGATTTAAATGGCAATTACCTCAAAACCCTGGAAACCGGATACATGATAACCGATTTCTGTTATGACAAAGAAAATAACCGGCTTATCATAAACTTAAACGATGAAATACAGTTCGCTTATTTGGATTTAGAAGGGATAATTTAG
- a CDS encoding DUF1573 domain-containing protein, with amino-acid sequence MKPLLYILSIFFLLTSCKEDKKDQFARLVQEWQGKEIVFPQDMAFTRFVTEQVEYRIPDAEYKVLIYVDSTGCTSCKLQLPKWKELIAHVDSATNSNIPFIFVFQSKDDKELRYILKRDNFNRPVCIDRDSQLDKLNKFPQDITFQTFLLDWDNKVKVIGNPVHNLEVKDLYLKQMTGKISPGRDRIKTTAKAINSEVDFGAFSKSEEKTAVFEIENTGDNPLVILDISTTCGCTTANYDKRPAKPGERLRIEVRMTPKDTGFFDEIVTLKCNTASPVKVKIRGQVQ; translated from the coding sequence ATGAAACCACTGTTATACATATTATCTATATTCTTTTTGTTAACCTCTTGCAAAGAAGACAAGAAAGATCAATTTGCCCGTCTGGTTCAGGAATGGCAGGGAAAAGAGATCGTGTTTCCGCAGGATATGGCTTTCACTCGTTTCGTCACTGAGCAGGTGGAATACCGGATACCCGATGCGGAATATAAAGTGCTGATTTATGTCGATTCAACAGGTTGCACCAGTTGCAAATTGCAACTGCCGAAATGGAAAGAATTGATCGCCCATGTCGATTCGGCAACAAACAGCAACATCCCGTTCATTTTCGTCTTCCAGTCGAAAGATGATAAAGAATTGCGATATATCCTGAAACGCGACAACTTTAACCGTCCGGTCTGTATCGACCGGGACAGTCAGTTGGACAAATTGAACAAATTTCCGCAAGACATCACATTCCAAACCTTCCTGCTTGACTGGGACAACAAGGTGAAAGTGATCGGCAATCCGGTGCATAACTTGGAGGTCAAGGATTTGTATTTGAAACAGATGACCGGGAAAATATCACCGGGGCGCGACCGGATCAAAACGACGGCAAAAGCCATAAACAGCGAAGTAGACTTCGGCGCATTTTCGAAATCCGAAGAGAAAACGGCTGTTTTTGAAATAGAAAACACGGGAGACAATCCCCTTGTCATATTGGATATCAGTACCACTTGCGGTTGTACGACTGCAAACTATGACAAACGCCCAGCGAAGCCGGGAGAGCGGCTTCGTATTGAAGTCAGGATGACACCGAAAGACACAGGCTTTTTCGATGAAATCGTCACACTTAAATGTAACACAGCAAGTCCTGTCAAAGTAAAAATAAGAGGCCAAGTTCAGTAA
- a CDS encoding porin family protein, with translation MKKFVLFVMLMMSVVSVSAQRWSLTPEVGMTAVKRGGSSYIDEPGYTWNARWKIGVGVEYVVKPDRFSLKSGLYYAQRGYSRQSTSFGNIYPTIDDQSESTFSKSYYKTRRHFLQVPLMANLSFRLADNVRLNLAAGPYIAYSMGDKNIAVYNEYTPGNSSSHESYGSIYYGGNGGYLYGGGWVEKGFSHESWTHDNSFDWGLSFQAGLEIGSCVMNVGYDASLGKEYEYDSVDLKYHTFSLSVGYKFKLGK, from the coding sequence ATGAAGAAATTCGTGTTATTTGTGATGTTGATGATGAGTGTGGTATCGGTGAGCGCACAACGGTGGTCGTTGACGCCGGAAGTCGGGATGACGGCCGTCAAGAGAGGCGGCTCTTCTTATATCGATGAACCGGGATACACTTGGAATGCCCGTTGGAAAATCGGAGTTGGAGTGGAGTATGTTGTTAAACCGGACCGTTTTTCATTGAAATCGGGGTTGTATTATGCTCAACGGGGATATTCGAGACAATCGACTTCGTTCGGGAACATTTACCCGACAATAGACGATCAGTCGGAGTCTACTTTTAGTAAAAGCTATTATAAGACGAGGCGTCATTTCTTGCAAGTCCCGTTGATGGCGAATTTGTCATTCCGTTTAGCGGATAATGTACGGTTGAATCTGGCTGCCGGTCCTTATATCGCTTATTCGATGGGAGATAAAAATATAGCTGTGTATAATGAATATACACCGGGTAATAGTAGCAGTCATGAAAGTTATGGCTCTATCTATTATGGAGGTAATGGAGGTTATTTGTATGGTGGCGGATGGGTAGAGAAAGGTTTTAGTCATGAAAGTTGGACGCACGATAACTCTTTCGACTGGGGACTTTCGTTTCAGGCAGGATTGGAAATAGGCTCCTGTGTGATGAATGTCGGTTACGATGCCTCTTTGGGCAAGGAATACGAATATGATTCGGTCGACTTGAAATACCATACTTTCAGTTTATCTGTCGGGTATAAATTTAAATTAGGAAAATAA
- a CDS encoding DUF4249 domain-containing protein: protein MKKILFALCLLLFASCTRDVVLVLPPVSPRLVLNASVSPDTDVTAFLSKSWFVLDTVTDDGVEDGSIQVFINDRLQGRMQPVSDSRFTGRYVLPRCRVRAGDRLRLEAEAGGFDPVGGETVIPDPVEVLSVDTVRFTRFGYGGYEYPSIRLYVRFRDKPDKRNYYRLIIEKQTEFQKGDSVITCSSMYRSELNYTDWLGVVYEDPVFRSTVTNPVIEQLDGTTCRGTFTDDMFDGKDYTVRSSFWPVDSSFKGDSVTTTVHYDIRLMAISEEYYRYLVVIRNFSISLGDAYLDGLVEPTATYTNVEGGFGIVAGCQLAHRRFTMPFGDKEPSWNPFAVYD, encoded by the coding sequence ATGAAGAAGATACTGTTTGCCTTGTGCCTGCTTTTGTTTGCCTCTTGTACCCGCGACGTGGTGCTGGTCCTTCCGCCCGTTTCTCCACGCCTGGTGCTGAATGCTTCCGTTTCGCCGGATACGGATGTGACGGCTTTCTTGTCCAAAAGTTGGTTTGTCTTGGACACGGTTACGGACGACGGGGTCGAGGATGGCAGCATACAAGTGTTTATAAACGACCGTTTGCAAGGACGTATGCAGCCCGTTTCCGATAGCCGGTTTACAGGACGGTACGTGTTGCCCAGATGCCGTGTGAGGGCCGGCGATCGCTTACGGCTGGAAGCAGAGGCGGGTGGTTTCGATCCGGTAGGGGGAGAGACAGTTATCCCGGATCCGGTGGAGGTGTTGTCTGTCGATACGGTCCGTTTTACCCGCTTTGGTTATGGAGGATATGAATATCCTTCCATACGGCTGTATGTCCGGTTCCGTGACAAGCCGGATAAACGAAACTATTATCGCTTGATAATTGAAAAACAGACAGAGTTCCAGAAGGGAGACAGTGTGATAACCTGTAGTTCGATGTACCGGTCAGAACTTAATTATACGGATTGGTTGGGTGTAGTTTATGAAGATCCGGTATTTCGTTCGACAGTGACGAATCCGGTTATTGAACAGTTAGATGGGACGACTTGCCGGGGCACGTTTACGGACGATATGTTCGATGGCAAAGACTATACGGTCCGCTCTTCTTTCTGGCCTGTCGATAGTTCCTTTAAGGGCGATTCTGTAACGACAACGGTGCATTATGATATTCGTCTGATGGCTATTTCGGAAGAATACTATCGGTATCTGGTTGTAATCCGTAATTTCTCTATCTCGTTGGGTGATGCTTACTTAGATGGTTTGGTGGAACCCACCGCCACTTATACGAATGTCGAAGGTGGTTTTGGAATTGTTGCCGGTTGCCAACTGGCCCATCGCCGTTTTACAATGCCTTTCGGTGATAAAGAACCCTCTTGGAATCCGTTTGCCGTTTATGATTGA
- a CDS encoding NVEALA domain-containing protein, with amino-acid sequence MNKDREFTESKTIKQNTKMKKRILGAALLVAIAVAAGWNYNQSRNEVPLSDLALANAEALAQGETDWGNCTYYGCIVDFSSTCNVYSSIWGNLIKVCPNMRG; translated from the coding sequence ATGAACAAAGATAGGGAATTTACTGAATCAAAAACGATAAAACAAAATACGAAAATGAAAAAGCGTATACTTGGAGCAGCACTTTTAGTAGCAATAGCAGTGGCTGCCGGCTGGAATTACAATCAGAGTAGAAATGAAGTGCCGCTGTCAGATTTAGCATTAGCTAATGCGGAAGCGTTAGCCCAAGGCGAAACAGATTGGGGAAATTGTACTTATTATGGTTGTATTGTTGATTTTAGTAGTACCTGTAATGTATATTCATCCATTTGGGGAAATT
- a CDS encoding TonB-dependent receptor produces the protein MYRVYLFVIGICICCPLIGAKEPLPLLADPTPTVTLDMKRVPLQDILLEIEKQTGLFFSYESSMLKEFRHVSLTARDESLSYCLKRLFEPLPLVYRITGRYVILKRKPRQYTISGFVRDSVSYESLIAATVVERSSGKGSVSNNYGFYSITLPPGKVVLSSSYVGYEPCFVTFELTCDTMIDLSLSPAGVLGEVVIKGISPRSDVLNSRVGVSDVPASRVKSLPALLGETDVVKTLQRLPGVTGGTEGMSGLFVRGGDGDDNLFLLDGNPVYHTDHVLGFFSAFNPDAVKNATFYKGSFPAEYGGRLSSVVDVRTNEGNRKEYHGNISIGLLAARANLEGPIIKDRSSFNVSVRRTWMELITWPLMTAVNKKADTEWKGGYHFYDMNAKVDYSFTDRSRAYLSFYMGSDSYRNGEDSKDIHGEDRDFRWRWGNLIGSAGWNYLINRKLFATFTGGYTRYRSHIIQKQNAFVSSPDKSGQVYFQEGHYRSAMEDVSLRASFDYRPNVDHRVRMGGDYLFYLFRPEQSNMSSWYKDSVVSQMNNTVFSHSLIHGHEVSLYAEDEMLLTDRLRVNAGLRFTLFHVQGETYQSFQPRFSARYLLGRNLSAKVSYTKMNQYIHLLSNSYISQPTDIWVPVTGNIRPMHAHQVTGGLFWHYKELDFSAEGYYKRMNNLVEYKDNGPVLPSFEGWEDRVGVGKGRSYGLELMVQKKTGRFNGWIGYTLSWSDRWFPDGTVNKGHRFPSKYDNRHKVDIVASYKLSRKVELTAAWMYKSGNHLTIQDVQYRPLPELTERGYQEELRWGYGENASSRNNYQLPAYHRLDLGANFYRYKKNGRMGIWNLSLCNAYFKANPFSVRPIYYQTEKGREVVLEQTLLFLFVPSVSYTYKF, from the coding sequence ATGTATCGTGTTTACCTATTTGTCATCGGGATTTGTATATGTTGCCCGCTGATCGGAGCGAAAGAACCTTTGCCCCTGTTGGCGGACCCGACTCCTACTGTCACGCTGGATATGAAGCGGGTACCGTTACAGGATATTTTGCTGGAGATCGAAAAGCAGACCGGCCTGTTTTTTTCCTATGAATCGTCGATGTTGAAAGAATTCCGCCATGTTTCGTTGACGGCGCGCGACGAGTCTCTTTCTTATTGCCTGAAACGGTTGTTCGAGCCTTTACCTCTTGTTTACCGGATTACGGGACGTTATGTTATATTGAAACGGAAACCCCGGCAATATACCATCAGTGGGTTTGTGCGGGATTCCGTATCCTACGAGAGTCTGATTGCGGCAACCGTGGTGGAGCGTTCTTCCGGAAAAGGATCGGTTTCCAATAATTACGGCTTTTACAGTATTACGCTACCTCCGGGGAAAGTGGTGCTGTCTTCTTCTTATGTCGGCTACGAGCCCTGTTTCGTTACGTTCGAGTTGACCTGCGACACGATGATCGATCTCTCCCTATCGCCTGCCGGGGTACTGGGGGAAGTCGTGATAAAAGGAATTTCTCCCCGGTCGGATGTTTTGAACAGTCGGGTAGGGGTGTCGGATGTCCCGGCAAGCCGGGTGAAATCGTTGCCGGCCCTGTTGGGCGAAACGGATGTTGTCAAGACTTTGCAACGGCTACCGGGTGTGACCGGAGGAACAGAAGGCATGAGTGGCTTGTTCGTGCGGGGAGGTGATGGCGACGATAACCTGTTTTTGCTTGATGGAAATCCGGTCTATCATACAGACCATGTGTTAGGCTTCTTTTCGGCTTTCAATCCGGATGCTGTGAAGAATGCCACTTTTTATAAAGGAAGTTTTCCGGCAGAATACGGCGGGAGACTTTCTTCTGTTGTAGATGTGCGTACAAACGAAGGAAACCGGAAAGAATATCACGGGAATATCTCGATCGGCTTGCTGGCGGCGCGTGCCAATCTCGAAGGGCCGATCATCAAGGATCGGTCTTCGTTCAACGTGTCGGTACGGCGTACTTGGATGGAATTGATTACCTGGCCACTCATGACGGCAGTGAACAAGAAGGCCGATACTGAATGGAAGGGGGGATACCATTTCTACGATATGAATGCTAAAGTCGATTATTCTTTTACGGACCGTAGCCGTGCTTATCTGAGTTTTTACATGGGAAGTGACAGTTATCGTAACGGTGAGGATTCGAAAGATATACATGGTGAAGATCGGGACTTCCGTTGGCGCTGGGGAAATCTGATCGGGTCTGCCGGGTGGAACTACCTGATTAACCGGAAACTGTTTGCCACTTTCACCGGAGGATATACCCGCTATCGTTCGCATATAATCCAGAAGCAGAATGCTTTTGTCTCATCGCCGGATAAGAGCGGACAGGTCTATTTTCAGGAAGGGCATTATCGTTCGGCTATGGAAGATGTGAGTCTGAGAGCCTCTTTTGACTATCGCCCGAATGTCGACCACCGGGTCCGGATGGGAGGCGATTACCTGTTCTATCTTTTTCGTCCCGAACAGAGCAATATGAGTTCCTGGTATAAGGATTCGGTTGTTTCGCAAATGAATAATACGGTCTTTTCGCATTCCTTGATTCATGGCCACGAAGTTTCCCTGTATGCGGAAGACGAAATGTTGCTGACCGACCGGTTGCGGGTGAATGCCGGGTTGCGCTTTACCCTTTTCCATGTGCAAGGAGAGACATACCAGTCATTCCAGCCCCGTTTTTCCGCCCGCTATCTGTTAGGGCGGAACCTGTCGGCAAAAGTGTCCTATACGAAGATGAACCAATATATCCATTTATTGTCCAACAGCTATATCAGCCAGCCGACGGATATCTGGGTTCCGGTTACCGGGAATATCCGTCCGATGCATGCGCATCAGGTAACGGGTGGCCTATTTTGGCATTATAAAGAATTGGATTTCTCGGCTGAAGGCTATTACAAACGGATGAATAATCTGGTGGAATATAAGGATAACGGTCCGGTTCTTCCCTCTTTTGAGGGGTGGGAAGACCGGGTCGGAGTGGGGAAGGGACGTTCTTACGGCTTGGAACTGATGGTGCAGAAAAAGACCGGGCGGTTTAACGGATGGATCGGGTATACGCTCTCCTGGTCCGATCGCTGGTTTCCGGATGGGACGGTCAACAAAGGACATCGTTTCCCCTCCAAATACGACAACCGGCATAAAGTCGATATCGTCGCTTCCTACAAACTTTCTAGGAAAGTGGAGCTGACGGCAGCCTGGATGTATAAGTCCGGTAATCACCTGACGATTCAGGATGTGCAATACCGCCCGTTACCGGAGCTGACGGAGCGCGGCTATCAGGAGGAGCTTAGGTGGGGATATGGCGAGAACGCAAGTTCGCGCAACAATTACCAGCTTCCGGCTTACCACCGGCTTGATTTAGGTGCTAATTTCTACCGGTATAAGAAGAACGGGCGTATGGGAATCTGGAACCTGAGTCTTTGCAATGCCTATTTTAAGGCGAATCCTTTCTCAGTCCGGCCTATTTATTATCAAACGGAAAAAGGGCGGGAGGTCGTGTTGGAGCAGACCTTGTTGTTTCTTTTCGTCCCTTCCGTTTCTTATACATATAAATTCTGA
- a CDS encoding FecR family protein, with translation MKNNERDDRFEKRLRFVVRHYKEGSLDEDKAWKRFAFRQGICRQVAFRRYWMAAASVVLLLIGFGTFYVKERNNPEWVSVATVSGQLKDVYLPDSTLVSMAGNSTLRYDVKKYGKERRVVEMTGKAFFQVKRNEARPFSVHTAMTEVTVLGTSFQVSEQPDMTEVDVVTGKVRFAAGKEPEPVILTAGMSASYSNEKKEIDILKEENPNNLSWKTKQLRFNDTPLEKVIRDLNEYYQVEIINKVDSPDSRLTATFNDLPLDEVLMVINQTLDIRLVPRKDK, from the coding sequence ATGAAGAACAACGAGCGAGATGATAGATTTGAAAAACGCCTTCGTTTTGTAGTCCGGCACTACAAAGAGGGGAGCTTGGATGAGGATAAGGCTTGGAAACGGTTTGCCTTTCGGCAGGGAATCTGCCGCCAGGTCGCTTTTCGCCGTTATTGGATGGCGGCCGCTTCTGTTGTGCTTTTGCTTATTGGATTCGGCACTTTTTATGTGAAAGAGCGTAATAATCCCGAATGGGTATCTGTCGCTACTGTATCGGGGCAATTAAAAGATGTTTATTTGCCGGATAGCACGCTGGTTTCTATGGCCGGAAATTCGACACTTCGGTATGATGTGAAGAAATATGGAAAGGAAAGACGTGTGGTGGAGATGACGGGAAAAGCTTTTTTCCAGGTGAAGAGGAACGAGGCGCGCCCCTTTTCCGTTCATACTGCCATGACGGAGGTGACGGTTTTAGGTACCAGCTTCCAAGTTAGTGAACAACCGGACATGACGGAAGTCGATGTCGTTACGGGAAAAGTGCGTTTTGCTGCCGGAAAGGAGCCTGAACCGGTTATCCTGACAGCGGGAATGTCGGCCTCTTATTCGAATGAAAAGAAAGAAATAGATATCCTGAAGGAAGAGAATCCGAATAATCTTTCCTGGAAAACGAAGCAGTTGAGGTTTAACGATACGCCTTTGGAGAAGGTGATCAGGGACCTGAACGAGTATTACCAGGTGGAGATCATCAACAAAGTGGATTCGCCGGATTCCCGACTGACCGCAACATTCAACGATCTGCCTCTTGACGAAGTCCTGATGGTTATCAATCAGACGTTGGATATCCGATTGGTTCCCCGGAAAGATAAATAA